The following are encoded together in the Streptomyces tsukubensis genome:
- a CDS encoding DUF742 domain-containing protein: protein MSEAGQETPHWFDGDAGPVVRPYAMTRGRTSSVGQHRLDLIAVVAAQPHAGDPEADRTLSPEHVDIVGLCRDAPQSVAELAAELDLPVGVVRVLIGDLVEEDLVRVTRPVPPAELPDEDILRDVISGLRAL, encoded by the coding sequence ATGAGCGAAGCCGGTCAGGAGACCCCGCACTGGTTCGACGGCGACGCGGGCCCTGTCGTACGCCCCTACGCGATGACCCGCGGCCGTACGAGCAGCGTGGGCCAGCACCGACTCGACCTGATCGCGGTGGTGGCCGCGCAGCCGCACGCCGGTGATCCCGAGGCCGACAGGACGCTGTCACCCGAGCATGTGGACATCGTCGGCCTCTGCAGGGACGCTCCGCAGTCGGTCGCGGAACTGGCGGCGGAGCTAGATCTGCCCGTGGGAGTGGTACGGGTGCTCATCGGTGACCTCGTCGAGGAGGACCTCGTACGGGTGACCCGTCCCGTACCGCCCGCGGAACTCCCCGACGAGGACATCCTGCGGGATGTCATCAGCGGTCTGCGGGCGCTGTGA
- a CDS encoding GTP-binding protein: MIFGRSQRDKAPVEPVTLKILVAGGFGVGKTTLVGAVSEIRPLRTEESLTEVGSPVDDVSGVEGKRTTTVAMDFGRITLRDDLVLYLFGTPGQERFWFLWDELAQGALGAVVLADTRRLEESFAAVDYFERRSIPFVVAVNCFADAARYPAETVRQALDLDPEVPVLLCDARERPSAKEVLIEVVEHARAIAKAAREPALP; encoded by the coding sequence ATGATCTTCGGGCGCTCCCAGCGTGACAAGGCCCCCGTCGAACCGGTCACGCTCAAGATTTTAGTGGCCGGCGGTTTCGGCGTGGGCAAGACGACCCTCGTCGGAGCCGTCAGCGAGATCAGGCCACTGCGCACCGAGGAGTCCCTCACCGAGGTGGGCAGCCCGGTGGACGACGTCAGCGGCGTCGAGGGCAAACGCACCACCACGGTCGCCATGGACTTCGGCCGTATCACCCTCCGCGACGACCTGGTGCTCTACCTCTTCGGCACCCCAGGCCAGGAACGCTTCTGGTTCCTCTGGGACGAACTGGCCCAGGGTGCCCTCGGCGCCGTCGTGCTCGCGGACACCCGCAGGCTTGAGGAGAGCTTCGCCGCCGTCGACTACTTCGAGCGCCGCTCCATCCCGTTCGTCGTCGCGGTCAACTGCTTCGCGGACGCGGCGCGCTATCCCGCGGAAACGGTACGCCAGGCGCTCGACCTCGACCCGGAGGTGCCGGTCCTGCTGTGCGACGCGCGGGAACGCCCCTCCGCGAAGGAAGTGCTGATCGAGGTCGTCGAACACGCCAGGGCCATCGCGAAGGCCGCCCGCGAACCCGCCCTGCCCTGA
- a CDS encoding DUF962 domain-containing protein produces the protein MERTFKSYEEFWPYYVAMHSRAATRWVHLAGTLTGLAVSAYGLARGRGRYAAALPLIGYGTAWPAHFLIEGNNPATFGHPAWSLRGDARMIRMMLAGRDNELARTAATWLAENT, from the coding sequence ATGGAGCGGACTTTCAAGAGCTACGAGGAATTCTGGCCCTACTACGTCGCGATGCACTCCAGGGCGGCGACCCGGTGGGTGCACCTCGCGGGCACGCTCACCGGTCTCGCGGTGAGCGCCTACGGTCTGGCGCGCGGACGCGGGCGGTACGCGGCGGCGCTGCCGCTCATCGGCTACGGGACGGCGTGGCCCGCGCACTTCCTGATCGAGGGGAACAATCCCGCGACCTTCGGCCACCCGGCGTGGTCGCTGCGGGGTGACGCGCGGATGATCCGGATGATGCTGGCCGGCCGGGACAACGAGCTGGCGAGGACCGCGGCCACCTGGCTCGCCGAGAACACCTGA
- a CDS encoding NUDIX domain-containing protein: MSRTHHRTAESPEASTGAEAVPGSHCSSCGAPYGGVTDWPRTCAVCGAVAYGNPLPVAVALQPVYDTAGTGLVVITRAIEPARGSVALPGGFIDHGEDWRSAVVRELGEETGIDAESRDVRLVDALSSSDGHLLLFGLLPSRPAAELPNSVPTDETDGRHLLRGPARLGFPLHTLVVQAWFEGRYL; this comes from the coding sequence GTGTCCCGGACTCACCACCGAACCGCCGAATCCCCCGAAGCCAGCACGGGTGCGGAAGCCGTGCCAGGCTCCCACTGTTCGAGCTGTGGAGCGCCCTACGGAGGCGTCACCGACTGGCCGCGTACGTGTGCCGTCTGCGGCGCCGTCGCGTACGGCAACCCGCTTCCCGTCGCCGTCGCCCTCCAGCCCGTGTACGACACGGCGGGCACAGGCCTGGTCGTCATCACCCGCGCCATCGAGCCGGCCCGAGGCTCGGTGGCTCTGCCGGGAGGCTTCATCGACCACGGTGAGGACTGGCGGAGCGCCGTCGTCCGCGAACTCGGGGAGGAGACGGGCATCGACGCGGAGAGCCGCGATGTACGGCTCGTCGACGCCCTCAGCTCCTCCGACGGGCACCTGCTTCTCTTCGGCCTCCTGCCGTCCCGCCCCGCCGCGGAACTGCCGAACTCCGTGCCGACGGACGAGACCGACGGGCGCCACCTCCTGCGCGGCCCGGCCAGGCTCGGCTTCCCGCTGCACACCCTGGTGGTACAGGCGTGGTTCGAGGGGCGCTACCTCTGA
- a CDS encoding NAD(P)/FAD-dependent oxidoreductase, which produces MRTVTVVGASLAGLYAARELRAQGFDGRLVVVGEEPHAPYDRPPLSKGFLTGGAGEETLALGDAEETDELAAEWLLGVRARGLDVRGRTVLLDDGRTVPTDGVVIATGARARRLPGAVPAGVHTLRTLEEARDLRGALTAGPCHVVVIGGGFIGAETASSCAALGHDVTVVEAAPLPLAGHLGERLAAACAALHDRGGVRLLTGTGVRELHGRRASVTPAAGHRGRDTVAAVELSDGRVLPADVVVVGIGAVPNTEWLAGSDLAVDDGVLCDDGCVTRLPQVVAVGDVARAGGVRSEHWTSATQQPAVAVRNLLAGATVDTTRPVPYFWSDQYGTRIQFAGRRGDGDTVRITDGALDEDGFLAVFERAGRTTAALAVGRSRPFTRVRRELLSAQRGLAPV; this is translated from the coding sequence ATGAGGACCGTGACCGTGGTGGGCGCCTCGCTCGCCGGACTGTATGCCGCGCGGGAACTGCGCGCCCAGGGCTTCGACGGCCGCCTCGTCGTGGTCGGTGAGGAACCGCACGCCCCCTACGACCGGCCCCCGCTGTCCAAGGGCTTCCTCACCGGCGGCGCCGGGGAAGAGACACTCGCGCTCGGCGACGCCGAGGAGACGGACGAACTCGCCGCCGAGTGGCTGCTCGGCGTCCGTGCCCGCGGTCTCGACGTCCGAGGCAGGACCGTCCTGCTCGACGACGGCCGCACCGTCCCCACCGACGGAGTGGTGATCGCCACGGGGGCCCGCGCCAGGCGTCTGCCCGGAGCCGTGCCGGCCGGTGTGCACACCCTGCGCACTCTGGAGGAGGCCAGAGATCTCCGTGGAGCGCTGACCGCCGGCCCCTGCCATGTGGTGGTGATCGGTGGCGGCTTCATCGGCGCGGAGACCGCCTCCTCGTGCGCCGCCCTCGGCCATGACGTCACCGTGGTGGAGGCGGCGCCGCTCCCGCTCGCCGGCCACCTCGGTGAGCGACTGGCGGCTGCCTGCGCGGCGTTGCACGACCGAGGGGGAGTGCGGCTGCTCACCGGGACCGGCGTGCGGGAACTGCACGGCCGGCGGGCCTCCGTCACCCCTGCCGCCGGCCATCGCGGCCGGGACACCGTCGCCGCCGTGGAACTCTCCGACGGGCGGGTGCTCCCCGCCGACGTGGTCGTGGTCGGGATCGGAGCCGTCCCCAACACCGAGTGGCTCGCGGGGTCCGACCTCGCCGTGGACGACGGAGTCCTGTGCGACGACGGCTGCGTCACCCGCCTCCCCCAAGTGGTGGCCGTCGGCGACGTGGCACGCGCCGGTGGGGTCCGCAGCGAACACTGGACCTCCGCCACCCAGCAGCCCGCCGTCGCCGTCCGCAACCTGCTCGCGGGTGCCACCGTCGACACCACCCGCCCGGTCCCCTACTTCTGGTCCGACCAGTACGGGACCCGCATCCAGTTCGCAGGCCGTCGCGGGGACGGCGACACGGTCAGGATCACCGACGGGGCGCTGGACGAGGACGGATTCCTCGCGGTCTTCGAGCGGGCAGGCAGGACCACGGCCGCGCTGGCCGTCGGCAGGTCCAGGCCCTTCACGCGGGTCAGGCGCGAACTGCTCTCCGCACAGCGGGGCCTGGCGCCCGTCTGA
- a CDS encoding nitrate- and nitrite sensing domain-containing protein — protein MRFRGKSIRRKIVALLLVPLLSLSAIWVFATVITGREAYQVFGVTEVLDKIGTPVEDVTGLLQQERRSTLVYLADPRASDALAALRRSRTATDEGIARVERNAADKDVRDRMSAPSRNRVDAVTEAFEGIGSLRSAVEEGSVTRVFALDLYNKLVDPCFTFLSDLRALKDVELDKRGRTVVGLARAREFLSREDALVGSALVARRISEDEIQQVSDLTVQRDLLYESNWALMPAQERDRYQNYWKGAQTSPLRSAEYAVSQSEPSGPSAVGAKYWTDSANSVLKGLSERDAEADQRYRDEVNPYATGVILRATLTGALGFLALLFSLYLSVRIGRSLIHDLSRLRQQAHEASGVRLPGVLRRLAAGETVDVDTEAPRLEYEKDEIGQVGQALNTLQHAAVEAAVRQSELRRGVSEVFVNLARRSQVLLHKQLTLLDAMERRTEDTDELADLFRLDHLTTRMRRHAEGLVILSGAAASRQWRKPVQLMDVVRAAVSEVEDYERVEVRRLPRLAVTGPAVADLTHLAAELLENATVFSPPHTAVQVVGEQVANGFTLEIHDRGLGMAPEALLDANLRLAETPEFELSDTDRLGLFVVSRLAQRQNVRVSLQQSPYGGTTAIVFIPDSLLTDAPDTDGAGLPLGSMARDAWPAGSERARGSAIARLAESPLPGLPASVLEGAGEAEGAGRFDTPLDTSDMDDFPGALGDEDSERGGLFRPRRPLAGGPGEHQHARDERESPKDRARPGETPGATGHAPLPRRGTPTLISSHGRRVPGAGPRPGPSPSHTSPAEGPAPRRSEGPAPRRAADSAVPAAESGPGTENGSARVTGPLTPAPAGGLPQRVRQASLARQLRDGPGQRAEREPDRSGNVHMDDRDAEEVRSRMASLQRGWQRGRAENDQEATAATPQDNDHRAPVDRRADDGGPRRGGHREAPHQDDVHPDSTAQRTTSERDGR, from the coding sequence ATGCGCTTTCGCGGGAAGTCCATCCGCCGGAAGATCGTGGCGCTGCTCCTCGTCCCCCTCCTCTCCCTCTCGGCCATCTGGGTCTTCGCCACGGTGATCACCGGCAGGGAGGCATACCAGGTATTCGGCGTCACCGAGGTCCTGGACAAGATAGGCACCCCGGTGGAGGACGTCACAGGCCTCCTCCAGCAGGAGCGCAGAAGCACCCTCGTCTATCTGGCAGACCCCCGCGCCTCAGACGCCCTCGCCGCGCTGCGCCGCAGCCGTACCGCCACCGACGAGGGGATCGCGCGGGTCGAGCGCAACGCCGCCGACAAGGACGTCCGTGACCGTATGAGTGCCCCTTCGAGGAACCGCGTCGACGCGGTCACCGAAGCGTTCGAAGGCATCGGTTCACTGCGCAGTGCTGTCGAGGAGGGCAGCGTCACCCGGGTCTTCGCCCTCGATCTCTACAACAAGCTCGTGGACCCGTGCTTCACCTTCCTCAGTGACCTGCGCGCCCTCAAGGACGTGGAGCTGGACAAGCGGGGCCGTACCGTCGTCGGACTGGCCCGCGCCCGTGAGTTCCTCTCCCGCGAGGACGCTCTGGTCGGTTCCGCACTGGTGGCGCGCAGGATCAGCGAGGACGAGATCCAGCAGGTGTCCGACCTCACCGTCCAGCGCGACCTGCTCTACGAGTCCAACTGGGCCCTCATGCCGGCCCAGGAACGGGACCGCTATCAGAACTACTGGAAGGGCGCCCAGACGTCGCCGCTGCGCTCCGCCGAGTACGCCGTGAGCCAGTCCGAGCCCAGCGGACCGAGCGCCGTCGGTGCCAAGTACTGGACCGACTCCGCCAACTCCGTACTGAAGGGGCTCTCGGAACGCGACGCGGAGGCCGACCAGCGCTACCGCGACGAGGTGAACCCGTACGCCACAGGGGTCATCCTGCGCGCCACCCTCACCGGGGCTCTCGGCTTCCTCGCCCTGCTCTTCTCGCTCTACCTCTCCGTGCGCATCGGCCGCAGCCTCATCCACGACCTCTCCCGGCTGCGTCAGCAGGCGCACGAGGCGTCCGGGGTACGGCTGCCTGGTGTGCTGCGCAGACTCGCGGCGGGCGAGACGGTCGACGTCGACACGGAGGCGCCGCGCCTCGAATACGAGAAGGACGAGATCGGCCAGGTCGGCCAGGCACTCAACACGCTCCAGCACGCCGCGGTCGAGGCGGCCGTACGCCAGTCGGAGCTGCGGCGCGGAGTCTCCGAGGTCTTCGTCAACCTCGCCCGCCGCAGCCAGGTACTCCTGCACAAGCAGCTCACCCTGCTCGACGCCATGGAACGCAGGACCGAGGACACCGACGAACTCGCCGACCTCTTCCGGCTCGACCACCTGACGACCCGGATGCGCAGGCACGCCGAGGGCCTGGTGATCCTCTCCGGCGCCGCCGCCTCCCGGCAGTGGCGCAAACCGGTCCAGCTCATGGACGTCGTACGCGCCGCGGTCTCCGAGGTCGAGGACTACGAGCGCGTCGAGGTCCGCAGGCTGCCCAGGCTCGCCGTCACCGGCCCCGCGGTGGCCGACCTCACCCATCTCGCCGCGGAACTCCTGGAGAACGCGACGGTGTTCTCACCCCCGCACACCGCCGTACAGGTGGTCGGCGAACAGGTCGCCAACGGCTTCACCCTGGAGATACACGACCGGGGCCTCGGCATGGCCCCCGAGGCCCTGCTCGACGCCAACCTGCGGCTCGCGGAGACACCCGAGTTCGAACTCTCCGACACCGACAGGCTCGGACTCTTCGTGGTCAGCAGACTCGCCCAGCGCCAGAACGTGCGGGTCTCCCTCCAGCAGTCCCCCTACGGCGGCACCACCGCGATCGTGTTCATCCCCGACTCCCTGCTGACCGACGCGCCCGACACCGACGGAGCCGGGCTGCCCCTCGGATCGATGGCGCGGGACGCGTGGCCCGCCGGGTCGGAGCGCGCGAGGGGCTCGGCCATCGCACGACTCGCCGAATCCCCGCTGCCCGGCCTGCCCGCCTCCGTCCTGGAGGGGGCGGGAGAAGCGGAGGGCGCGGGCCGGTTCGACACTCCGCTCGATACCTCAGACATGGACGACTTCCCCGGAGCGCTCGGCGACGAGGACAGCGAACGCGGCGGACTGTTCCGCCCCCGCAGGCCTCTCGCGGGCGGCCCCGGTGAGCACCAGCACGCCAGGGACGAACGCGAGAGCCCCAAGGACCGGGCCAGGCCGGGCGAGACCCCGGGTGCGACGGGCCACGCCCCGCTGCCCAGGCGCGGGACCCCCACTCTCATCAGCTCGCACGGACGCCGGGTGCCAGGGGCGGGGCCACGCCCCGGCCCCTCCCCGTCCCACACCTCGCCGGCCGAAGGCCCCGCGCCCCGCCGGTCCGAAGGCCCCGCCCCCCGCCGCGCGGCGGACTCCGCCGTACCGGCAGCGGAGTCAGGACCCGGCACCGAAAACGGTTCGGCCCGGGTGACCGGCCCCCTCACCCCCGCCCCCGCGGGAGGGCTGCCCCAGCGGGTCCGCCAGGCCAGTCTCGCGCGGCAGTTGCGGGACGGCCCAGGACAAAGGGCGGAACGAGAACCCGACCGGAGCGGTAACGTCCACATGGACGACCGCGACGCCGAAGAGGTACGCAGCCGCATGGCGTCGCTCCAGCGTGGCTGGCAGCGGGGGCGTGCGGAGAACGACCAGGAGGCAACGGCCGCCACCCCGCAGGACAATGACCACCGTGCCCCCGTCGACCGACGTGCGGACGACGGCGGGCCCCGGCGGGGCGGACACCGCGAAGCCCCGCACCAGGACGACGTACATCCCGACAGCACAGCGCAACGAACGACATCGGAAAGGGACGGTCGATGA
- a CDS encoding M15 family metallopeptidase: MTRLSSVLRGLPIAAAALLTLTAASSTVSAAPSALTAPGTASASSTPSAREPRAPEEFVALHDVAPTIIEEMRYFTPHDFMGVSVDGYREPRCLVTRPTALALRSAQRSLRRQGYALKVYDCYRPQRAVDHFVRWAKDLDDQRMKPEFYPRVDKTRLFDDGYIAEKSGHSRGSTVDLTLVELPARPTRPYVPGEPLAPCYGPQKHRFPDNSIDMGTGFDCFDTLAHTDDPRITGIRRTNRDLLRDALTAVGFTNLPEEWWHFTHTPELFPDTYFDFPVARRSLTRP; this comes from the coding sequence ATGACACGTCTCTCCTCCGTTCTGCGTGGCCTGCCGATCGCCGCCGCCGCACTCCTCACCCTCACGGCCGCTTCCTCGACGGTGTCGGCCGCGCCGAGCGCGCTCACGGCGCCCGGCACCGCCTCGGCCTCCTCCACCCCGTCGGCGCGGGAGCCGCGAGCCCCCGAGGAGTTCGTGGCGCTGCACGATGTGGCGCCCACGATCATCGAGGAGATGCGCTACTTCACCCCGCACGACTTCATGGGTGTGTCCGTCGACGGCTATCGGGAGCCGAGGTGCCTGGTCACCCGGCCGACCGCACTCGCGCTCCGCTCGGCGCAGCGCTCGCTGCGCCGCCAGGGCTACGCGCTGAAGGTCTACGACTGCTACCGGCCACAACGGGCCGTCGACCACTTCGTACGCTGGGCCAAGGACCTCGACGACCAGCGGATGAAGCCGGAGTTCTATCCCCGGGTCGACAAGACGCGGCTCTTCGACGACGGTTACATCGCGGAGAAGTCCGGGCACAGCCGTGGTTCCACCGTCGACCTGACACTGGTCGAACTGCCCGCGCGGCCGACCAGGCCCTATGTTCCCGGCGAGCCGTTGGCCCCCTGCTACGGGCCGCAGAAGCACCGTTTCCCTGACAACTCCATCGACATGGGCACCGGTTTCGACTGTTTCGACACGCTGGCACATACCGACGATCCGCGGATCACCGGCATCCGGCGGACCAACAGGGATCTGCTGAGGGACGCGCTCACCGCGGTGGGGTTCACCAATCTCCCGGAGGAGTGGTGGCACTTCACCCACACTCCCGAGCTGTTCCCCGACACCTACTTCGACTTCCCCGTCGCGCGCCGCTCGCTCACTCGCCCCTGA
- a CDS encoding roadblock/LC7 domain-containing protein, whose product MTAPKAASTAASPSKGSGDLNWLLDDLVDRVASIRKALILSGDGLPTGVSQDLSREDSEHLAAVASGFHSLAKGVGRHFDAGRVRQTMVELDDAFLFVSAAGDGSCLAVLAGSDSDVGQVAYEMTLLVKRVGAHLGAAPRADVAAGG is encoded by the coding sequence ATGACCGCACCGAAGGCCGCATCCACCGCCGCAAGCCCCTCGAAGGGCTCCGGCGACCTCAACTGGCTCCTCGACGACCTCGTGGACCGCGTCGCCAGCATCCGTAAGGCGCTCATCCTCTCGGGTGACGGTCTGCCCACCGGGGTCTCCCAGGACCTCAGCAGGGAGGACAGCGAGCATCTGGCCGCGGTCGCCTCCGGATTCCACAGCCTGGCCAAGGGCGTCGGCAGGCACTTCGACGCGGGCCGCGTCCGCCAGACCATGGTGGAGCTCGACGACGCGTTCCTCTTCGTCTCCGCGGCGGGGGACGGCAGTTGCCTCGCCGTCCTCGCGGGCTCCGACTCGGATGTGGGGCAGGTGGCTTACGAGATGACACTGCTGGTCAAACGGGTCGGCGCACATTTGGGCGCCGCGCCGCGCGCCGATGTGGCCGCAGGGGGGTAG
- a CDS encoding TIM-barrel domain-containing protein, translating into MNGRDLVRSLKAVVEAGPGAGLRAVRAARRGERADRAALPVVVHERARVPGEITGSCPGPGGGLVRFTRSRLQVTVTAGGAVFLGWDGAGPLPSYALAVPCPEPDPRALLEPDTDGGLRVVSERLTVVISRHGAVEVRTPGGVMLRRDLPPRWWGGGSAASGPRVPPPRKEAAVVVEAARSGAVVATPSAAVAAKLPGTRRPAVEAAVPVVAETAPPRAEVLGVPVHTTEVRAGGSVPGEGGRRSEDRPAMRDPSSGSAVRTRVAGTGSSSGAGPSVTTGASAGAGPAVGTGATARTGPSVGTGPSMGTGPSEGTSPSVGTGPSVNTGSSMDTSPSMAPGSARAGAGPTDPTGPSTSTGPQVVVAASGVPVRAEATGPSAVSPRSWPPFGVDTHPFGAAPSGDRCVQRSEVPADAEFFGLGARASGPRLPDGTYRLWNSPPGTGKGGPTESVTMPVQMVVADAGTHLVFHDNTWDGSMMLRSGTEGAGSGHDRPGVSELRTTGGPLRYWVVPGSPARILQVWSSLTGAAPIPPDWALGHHHLLGGEAGEGGVRDAVARHRECGAPLGAVHLGAGPPRAGDGHGLPGLRRLAADLMREGVRLVRTVEPWTEQEPNPEALSEALSEPNPAAILEGKPYRKPEPESDRKPEPDRGPEQVLPTDGAPPDRLVRGTDGLPVRDSAGDARRGGFPDFTDPAVRTWWGGSGGRWLAEGVAGFRHAGDEPWLFTAYGDPTLPRSAGHVLEGRGGDHREAHNIYALCMALAAHEGARGPAGRRPWLVSRSGWAGMQRYGGVFFEARDGDWSVPAASLARVLGLGLCGVPYAGPCVDERREDSAELYLRLLQLAAYLPLLMTQATPYEQEGDQERAAEETRRGNRRWGRSSTGAGDPDSTEAAEYARAALGERRRLLPYFATLARLARLTGAPCARPVWWYTPEDRALRECGDAFLLGEALLVAPVLDPGARRRTVRLPGGRWYDTTTDRAYEGPASVTVEAPLSHIPVFARAGAVIPVRGVDGSRQLEVWAPAPGGSGGGLVIADPAGGDEGRVVVERFTVRREGDEVVVERAGRQGPAGAEPQQPGASGDPGSGRAPAFDEAPEDEVVPPVRVRGM; encoded by the coding sequence ATGAACGGTCGTGACCTGGTGCGTTCGTTGAAAGCTGTCGTCGAAGCAGGACCTGGTGCGGGGTTGCGCGCGGTGCGGGCGGCGCGCCGGGGCGAGCGGGCCGACCGGGCCGCGCTTCCCGTCGTCGTCCATGAGCGGGCCAGAGTCCCCGGCGAGATCACCGGATCGTGTCCCGGGCCCGGTGGCGGCCTCGTACGGTTCACCCGTTCGCGACTCCAGGTGACGGTCACAGCGGGCGGGGCCGTCTTCCTCGGATGGGACGGAGCGGGTCCGCTGCCCTCGTACGCGCTGGCCGTGCCCTGCCCCGAGCCGGACCCGCGAGCCTTGCTCGAACCCGACACCGACGGCGGCCTACGGGTGGTCTCGGAACGGCTGACCGTCGTGATCTCGCGCCACGGCGCCGTGGAGGTGCGCACCCCCGGCGGGGTGATGCTGCGCCGTGATCTGCCGCCTCGGTGGTGGGGCGGCGGAAGCGCGGCTTCCGGGCCCAGGGTTCCGCCTCCTCGGAAGGAGGCTGCCGTGGTGGTGGAAGCGGCTCGGTCAGGGGCGGTCGTCGCCACCCCGTCCGCCGCGGTGGCGGCGAAGCTGCCCGGTACGCGCCGCCCGGCCGTGGAGGCCGCCGTTCCCGTGGTCGCCGAGACGGCGCCACCGCGGGCCGAGGTTCTCGGGGTGCCCGTCCACACGACGGAAGTACGGGCGGGGGGCTCGGTACCCGGCGAGGGTGGCCGGCGGAGCGAGGACCGGCCCGCAATGCGGGACCCGTCGTCGGGATCGGCGGTGCGCACGCGGGTGGCGGGCACGGGGTCGTCCTCGGGCGCCGGGCCCTCGGTCACCACGGGGGCGTCCGCGGGCGCCGGACCCGCCGTGGGCACGGGGGCCACCGCGAGGACGGGCCCCTCCGTGGGTACCGGACCCTCCATGGGTACCGGCCCTTCCGAGGGCACAAGCCCCTCCGTGGGTACCGGCCCCTCCGTGAACACAGGCTCCTCCATGGACACAAGCCCCTCCATGGCCCCTGGCTCCGCGAGGGCCGGGGCCGGCCCCACCGACCCCACCGGTCCCTCCACGAGCACAGGCCCCCAGGTCGTCGTGGCGGCGAGCGGGGTTCCCGTACGCGCGGAGGCGACCGGCCCGTCCGCCGTCTCCCCCAGGTCCTGGCCGCCCTTCGGCGTGGACACCCACCCTTTCGGGGCCGCGCCCAGTGGCGACCGGTGTGTGCAGCGTTCGGAAGTGCCCGCCGACGCAGAGTTCTTCGGCCTCGGGGCGCGGGCCTCGGGGCCGAGGCTCCCCGACGGCACGTACCGGCTCTGGAACTCCCCGCCGGGCACCGGGAAGGGCGGCCCCACGGAGAGTGTCACCATGCCGGTGCAGATGGTCGTCGCGGACGCGGGGACTCACCTGGTGTTCCACGACAACACCTGGGACGGCTCGATGATGCTGCGTTCGGGGACCGAGGGGGCGGGCTCGGGCCACGACCGGCCGGGCGTCAGCGAACTGCGGACGACGGGCGGACCGCTGCGCTACTGGGTGGTTCCCGGCTCCCCCGCTCGGATTCTCCAGGTCTGGTCCTCGCTGACCGGCGCCGCGCCGATCCCCCCTGACTGGGCGCTCGGCCACCATCACCTCCTCGGCGGAGAAGCCGGCGAGGGCGGCGTGCGGGACGCCGTCGCCCGTCACAGGGAGTGCGGGGCGCCGCTCGGGGCCGTGCACCTCGGCGCGGGGCCACCGCGCGCGGGGGACGGCCACGGTCTCCCCGGCCTCAGGCGGCTCGCGGCCGATCTCATGCGGGAGGGCGTACGACTCGTGCGGACCGTCGAGCCGTGGACGGAGCAGGAGCCGAATCCGGAGGCGCTTTCTGAGGCGCTTTCTGAGCCGAATCCGGCAGCGATTTTGGAGGGGAAGCCCTATCGGAAGCCGGAGCCGGAGTCCGATCGGAAGCCGGAGCCGGATCGGGGACCGGAGCAGGTGCTACCGACCGATGGCGCTCCACCGGACCGGCTGGTGCGCGGTACGGACGGGCTCCCGGTGCGGGACAGCGCCGGGGACGCGCGGCGGGGCGGCTTCCCCGACTTCACCGACCCGGCGGTCAGGACCTGGTGGGGCGGGAGCGGCGGGCGGTGGCTGGCGGAGGGGGTGGCAGGGTTCAGGCACGCGGGGGACGAACCGTGGCTGTTCACCGCCTACGGAGATCCGACGCTGCCCCGTTCGGCCGGGCACGTGCTCGAAGGACGCGGCGGCGACCACCGCGAGGCTCACAACATCTACGCGCTCTGCATGGCGCTCGCCGCGCACGAGGGGGCGCGGGGGCCGGCGGGACGGCGGCCGTGGCTGGTGTCGCGCTCCGGCTGGGCCGGTATGCAACGGTACGGCGGGGTCTTCTTCGAGGCGCGTGACGGGGATTGGTCGGTCCCCGCCGCCTCGCTCGCGCGGGTGCTGGGCCTCGGGCTGTGCGGGGTGCCGTACGCGGGCCCCTGTGTGGACGAGCGCCGGGAGGATTCGGCGGAACTGTATCTGCGGCTGCTCCAACTCGCCGCATATCTACCGCTGTTGATGACACAGGCGACACCGTACGAGCAGGAAGGGGACCAGGAGCGGGCGGCTGAGGAGACACGACGCGGGAATCGGCGGTGGGGCCGCTCCAGCACGGGCGCCGGGGACCCGGACAGCACCGAGGCGGCGGAGTACGCACGGGCGGCGCTGGGCGAACGGCGCAGGCTGCTGCCGTACTTCGCGACGCTGGCCAGGCTCGCCCGGCTGACCGGGGCGCCCTGCGCGCGGCCCGTGTGGTGGTACACGCCCGAGGACAGGGCGCTGCGGGAGTGCGGGGACGCGTTCCTGCTCGGCGAGGCGCTGCTGGTGGCTCCGGTCCTCGATCCCGGTGCCCGGCGGCGGACCGTGCGGCTGCCGGGCGGGCGGTGGTACGACACCACGACGGACAGGGCTTACGAGGGGCCGGCGAGTGTGACGGTCGAGGCCCCGCTCTCTCATATCCCGGTGTTCGCGAGGGCCGGTGCCGTCATCCCCGTCCGAGGTGTGGACGGCAGCAGGCAACTGGAGGTGTGGGCTCCGGCCCCCGGGGGTTCCGGCGGTGGCCTGGTGATCGCGGACCCGGCGGGGGGCGATGAGGGCCGGGTCGTGGTCGAGCGCTTCACCGTACGGCGGGAGGGGGACGAGGTGGTGGTGGAGCGCGCGGGTCGGCAGGGGCCCGCCGGTGCGGAGCCGCAGCAGCCGGGGGCGTCGGGCGACCCCGGCTCCGGGCGGGCTCCGGCGTTCGATGAGGCGCCGGAGGACGAAGTGGTGCCGCCGGTGCGGGTGCGGGGCATGTGA